A stretch of DNA from Dioscorea cayenensis subsp. rotundata cultivar TDr96_F1 chromosome 4, TDr96_F1_v2_PseudoChromosome.rev07_lg8_w22 25.fasta, whole genome shotgun sequence:
tatatatatatatatatattcacgtgATATATATCAGATGTTATTGTATATTTACACAGATGGTGAAAGAAGCTGCTCCCAAAGGATATGGTGTACAGCAGCAAGCATAAAGAGACAGCTCAAGAGCTGTTCGACGAGAACTCACTCCCGAGATGGTGTGAAGAGCGGAAGGGATCAGCTGATGGAAATAGGAAAGACATGTTCAGGTCTCCTTACTGTGGTGTTCGCCACTCAGCTTTAACATTCGGAGGCAAAGACTCGGACAATAGcgcaaaaacaaacaacatgaCTAATACTGGAGAAACCATCTTTCAGTAACAGGTCAGTGGGTTTCAAAGGTGTTCACTCATGCGTATATGATTGGGTTGTCCTTGGCGACTTGTTCTCTTATTCTCTTTATCTTTCCTGACGTCTAACTATAGCTCTGAAGCATTCAGGAAATCACTTCCGACCAGGTGTATATTGGCAGGTGTGTCTTCTTCACGTGCCTTGATGGCTCTTCTGGTGGCTTTCACGTATGCAACATACCTTACTATTATGGAGGCGGAAACCTAAGGCTGAGGACTTGCTACCACTCATCCTTGAGCTCACTGGCTTCCCATTGTTGTGGGCCGTTGTTTGGTTTTTTGGTGGCTTTGGCTCTGGATTTTTGGATTTCATTTTAAAGAAGTTCCGCCGATGATAAGTGCTGTCATGCACACACGCACACACGTATTGACGTACACTTACCAGTACCATTGTTTGGTGTTAAGTTTGTGATGAAGGCTGCTTGGATTTGGCTTctgattttcattttatttttatttttgtcatcacgagtcttcttttcttttctttggatTGTATCAATGAATTAAGATTGGATTTTATATCAACatatatttgggttttaatacctcctaatttatttatttataaatatatatatatatatctaaatttttACTAGAGTATAATATCCAGGTTTAGtctctctttattattttaaaatttctctttgaTTTCCACTAATATTTTTGATCATCATCAGAAGCCCCCTCCATTTTCAAGGTTTGATCCCTCCTACTAACGGCCTTTCGTTTGTGAGACTAACGTgtcatttttatgattaaaaaattaataaaatagaggAACTTCCTAAggttgaaaaataagagaggaATTAAAGAGTCATTTGAAATAATAGAGGGGTTAAACCGGGTATAAtaccttaatttttaattgtgaaCAATGCCACATACTACTTAAAAAGTGAGAATTTGACTGGTGTTAGGAGGTTTGATCTAAAGGATAATAGAGGGACTTTCAAGGGCATAATTAGAGCGAACATGATGAGGCCAAGCTCGTGTTACTTAGATGGTTTTCTTAGCgccatttgttttcattttcttgtttttcttgattgtCTTTTGTTTTATCATACATCTCACGGTGAGAGATTTCTTCAATGTTCActgtttgtttttcattccaCGTGGTTTTATCCGCTTtgtccaaaaataataataaagacaaGCCCAAGAATCGTTttaaataatagagggactaaattgtatattatttttacagAACATAATCAAGAAGATTAAAAGTGAGTCAACACTTGAAAATCTTAGCCCAAAATCAAAAGTAACCAGAATTTCACAACGGTAGAAACTTAACCAAATTAAGGACCTCATTCTGTCTCAACAAGCACTAAAATTAACTAACTATCATACTTGGACTCAACAGTTTGATTTGGCATGCTAATTATGTCtttataagataaataaaacaatttgcatgcttttaaaaataaaaagaagaaacaatatAGAGAACTTACATAGGAtcatataataacaaatttaaattacacAAAAGATTTGTACTCACTAAATCGACTcaaaagttagggtttttacTAATAACTCAAAAAAGTGAAGTTGATAGATAATTTTGAGTAATGACTAGaataagtttattaatttttatttatcataactATATGTATACAGTAAAGGATTATTAATCACAAGATTCACAATTGCCAACTATTTtatcttcttattttaaaaataaataaatacaaaatcacTCAcctcaatttaaataaaaataaaaagtgaataTGTAAACATATGACATGGTAATGATTTTTGCATTAAACAAAACTTGTGCTGTGTCACTTGTAAGTTGTCTTGATAGAAAAtttttaggggaaaaaaaactaatttttcacTGGAAAGATAACGGCTAGATATCTcacttattttgaataaaaagtaaacatatCTTGATGTCACAATATTTGCTTCAAGAAGTTTATACTTTACTAGTGACTTGTCAAACAATCACTCTTAAATTTAAGGTGGATTTTCTTTATATAACTCCCTCAGTGACAATTTTAATGAATAGCTACGATTAACTAGATTTTAAATTTCTCATATCACACAAATATCAATATATTactcaaacaataaaaatacaaaacagaAGAAGTAAgcttgtttaaattgaatgttatattaaaaacaataacagtgataaaaaattgaataatatgTAAGCTTTATAAACAATTGTCGAAGGAATTCATACATTAGGCTGAATGTTTTGTATGTCATTCCGCCACATTGAAATATGTTAGTGTGGgatatttaaaagattttgggtttaaatTATGTTATCCATCGTGGTGGCAGTGGTTGTTCTTAGTTTTTGTTATTACATTATGAAGCTACATTCTATGCTGGTATTAGCTTTCTAATCTGGTTATTCTTTTGTCCCTTCTGATCTATTGTCtatacttgttttcttttctcaataaagATTTGtacaatttattcattttaatagtGGTGGTAGTGGGTTTTTAATTATGGGACACGGGACTTATAACCATATTATGTGTCATTAGAGTGAGGTGCACAAGTTGAAGAAAGTTCAATTCCCGATCTGTAAacacacctttttttttttgaaataaatgtggataaaccacagatttattgaataGGAAAAAACTATACAAAGTAGGAATCTTCTCTCACCAGGGGTGAGGAGAAACGGAATACAGCAAAAGAAAGTAAGCGAGGAAAAAGATCTAGGTAGGCTGAAGACACGGTTTTGACATCTCAGCCTTCCTAGAAAGACATCGAGCGGCTACTCCGACAGGCATTAGGGGTCGGAGGTCTCCACTGCAGTTTGGGCCTATAGCTGGCGGGAAGTTGAGAGAGCGCTTAGTCTTTCGAGGAGAGCTCGTTGAGAGATTGCTCGGGTGGCTACTCGGTAGCTATCGAGAACCAAGAGAGGAAGCATATTAGCAACACTTTTACACGTTGTTGTAGGCAGAACGCATTTAGAGTGAAAAATCACGCGTGTTCGCTCAATCCAAATGTTCCACAAGATTGCACGGGAGATAAGGTCCCAGAGGATACGGTGCTCAGGCGTGAGGGTTGGTAGCCAAGTGTTCCACAATAAAGTAATTGATTGAGGTGAAGGATTTAAATCTAAAGTTTGAGAATAAAATGCCCAAATACGCTTAGAATAATCACAGTTGAGAAAGAGATGATTCAGGCTCTCAGAGGCGTTATGACAAAAGGACACAGTGTCTGAGGAAAAATAGAGTATTGCaccctttcttgaaaagatttgtgagagtaagaattttgtctTCTCCAGCAAGCCAACAAGAAAGGATAATTTTTCTAGGACAACGAATTTTCCAAAAGAGAGAGTGATGTGAGCTGCGCAAGCCACCATCAATAAGGAatttgtaaaaagatttgaccgtgaaatttcatttttttctagaACCCAGGTAGGAGTGTCATCCTGAATAGAGGAACAATCAGGGATAATATCCAGAAGAGAAGATAACATGTCACGTGAGACAGAAGCAAATAACGTTTCAGGATTATTTAGATGTTGTGAAAATTGACGAATGGTTATCCCAGGAGAATTACATAGCGAGAAGAGAGTCGGCCAGATATCTTTAAGAACAAGTCCAGCATGCCAACGATCAAACCAAAGGGATGTGTTAGAACCACTTCTGACACCTTGACAGTGCGTTTagcatttgatatatatatatatatatatatattagtgaagTTAAATGAACCAATTAAACTTGAGAATCTAATCCAACCTAGCAATCCCTTAACACACAAGCAAACAAGCttcctaaaaagaaaagacatgGAAAACCACCATTCCAAGCAAAGACCGTGGTGCGTCCTAAAGCTAGCTATAGCTGTTGATTCTCAATTCACACACATCAGCCTTTATGCCACTGTGCATATAGACGGCCTCTTcttaaattaagtatatatagaTAGCAATGCATGGGTGAAAATAGAGAATTAAGCTTGATTTAGTATAATATTCGTGGGCAACTTCATATTGTCAACATCCACACCTCCCCAAAGACTTACTCACAATGGAAGAATACCGAAAGATAAAGAATGCAATCCGGAAAGGAGACCTGAATGACCTCTCAACATACATATAGACAAACCAGTTAACTGATCAGGAGATTATCTCCTCCATGTACTCACTGCATCCAAGAAGACCGACCTTGTAATCAAATTAGTTCACATTGGTGAGGCCTGAGCGCCTGCTGGAAGCAAGAAACCAGTTAAAGGACACCGCCCTACATGTGGCAGCGGCGACTGGGGACCTCCATGCTGCCAGAGAGATGATCTTGAAAAACAAGGAGCTCCTCAGTATCACAAACAGTAAGCTAGAGATACCACTCCACAAAGCGGCTCTCTTTGGCAAGAAGCATGTATTTTGGGAGCTCGTCTACCATGGCCGCCAATTTGTGAATGCTAGAAGGGAGGATGGCTCCAATGTTCTTCACTGTGCTATCATGGGCAATAATGCTGGTATGCATAGGGCTTCTTGCGTCCAAAAGGAGAgagaaatatctttttttttattattattattattattattattttgtttttactttttattttatttctgtgATTTAGAGCTTGCTTTGGAGATAGCACAACAGTTTTCAGATTTGATATTTGAAAGGAATTTCAGAGCAGTAACTCCGCTGCACCTGATTGTTACCATCCCACAAGCCTTCCGGAGTGCCACACAGTTGGGGTTTGTGGAATCACTTATCTACGCATGTTAGCATCCTTAATcgatcttctttctctctagTTATACATCATACATAATTATCTTGTTCTTTGTTGAGGGAATTTGTGTAATTAGGTTTCCCATTCATTATGAGAGTTCATCTAAGATTTATTCAAGGGAATTAcagaaggagatgaagagaaGCAAAAGATGACAGTTCCCAATACAACCTTGGTAAAGTTCGGGCATTAGTTCATGATCAATTTAGTATTTGGTCAACTGTTCTGAATAGAGAATTAGTAAtagaaactaatatatatatatatatatatatccttttgaTGAACAAAACCAGAAGGATGGTGAACTatgttgatggtgatggttgattgaagaagacatgGGTGTCGGCATGGAGGCTCGAAGCGTATGGAGAGCAACCATGCTCAAGGATGGCTGTGACTGAGCGTGGACCATGCTGAGAATGGAGAAAAGCAGCAACACTTGAACCAGGGGCATTGAAGTAATTCCACACACGGTAGTGGagtaatataatatagtatCCTTGTTTTGAGGTTGTTAACCAATGGGGGTTAGTGCTAAGTGGGTTGACTGACCAATAGATTAGTAGTaaaatctttgttttgtttgacaTTTAGATGTTTGTGCTGTGATAATATAAAAGGATAATGAAGACCAAGTATGACAAGGGCTTTATCATCAGAGAACGTCTTTTACTCTCAGTGTATCATCTTAGTCACCAAACTTCTCTGTTCTTTGTGTCTCTTCTTCTCTGTTGTTTTCTCTCAAGGTATTACAGGGAGGTTGCGCTGCTCTCCAACattgtggtatcagagcttgtgTGGAGACGATGGCGGCTGAGACCCCGGTGAGCCTCTCACAACCCTGTGTTCCTGTCTTCAAAGGAGAAGACTACGGACGGTGGCGCTTG
This window harbors:
- the LOC120258209 gene encoding ankyrin repeat-containing protein BDA1-like, with translation MILKNKELLSITNSKLEIPLHKAALFGKKHVFWELVYHGRQFVNARREDGSNVLHCAIMGNNAELALEIAQQFSDLIFERNFRAVTPLHLIVTIPQAFRSATQLGFVESLIYAC